A window of the Ipomoea triloba cultivar NCNSP0323 chromosome 14, ASM357664v1 genome harbors these coding sequences:
- the LOC116004976 gene encoding receptor-like protein EIX2 gives MHLGNLSRLEYLHLGYSSEGRFYANNLITNTLDWFASLSSLKSLDMSMVFIQRSENLFGTINKLVSLSSLNLHECQLKITNPPSLVNSTSLISLDLGENACDAMTLLWLSNLTRLENLNLPHNLAYSFNSSLLIPFCKLFNLVSMDLTWNNFQGLIPHCLGNLTSLTSLNLASNRFEGSIPNSISGLCRLQTLDLSDNDLSGSLTDSLGAPSECLSYNLQMLSLGLNHFTGQLPNQLYMYKNLNRLSLYSNSLSGPIADSLGNLSMLSFLDIGSNNFSGSIPTSLGQLSNLDTLYITYNSFQGVLSESHFSKLTNLRVLGLNANSLLHVNSLLLDVRSNWVPPFQLKEIYMPSIRVGPLFPQWLRTQIKVYALDMSNASISDAIPDWFGNLFWTCEYIDLSKNDIRGELLMSVEFGYTIEIILSSNHLTGEILKWLCNLKYLVMLDIFSNKLFGEIPSCFGKLQELGYLNLGNNHLFGHIPSSLGSLSNLYSLHLQNNKFEGGLPSSLQNLRRLITLDLSENGLMDVIPSWIGENLASLRFLNFQKNKFFGDIPFQLCYLKALQVLNLANNNISGPIPRYFNNFTAMANGSIDGSDAFDADDEENIQEDIKGLELEYTTNLRFLKSIDLSGNHITGEIPLEVMSLCALSNLNLSRNNLSGTIPQTIGNMSKIESLDLSMNVLSGPIPQSLSSLNFLSYLNLSFNKLNGRIPTGHQLQTLDDPSIYIGNEGLCGVPLLKSCLGDDKPSFVKQPTETKLTNDDHEFLMWFYVGLGPGFFVGFIGVLCTLLFKTSWRYAYFKCLEITLNKVLRGISIKRKR, from the exons ATGCATCTTGGGAATCTTTCGAGGCTAGAGTATCTCCACCTTGGATATTCTTCGGAAGGTCGCTTTTATGCTAATAACTTGATTACAAATACCTTGGATTGGTTCGCCAGTCTTTCTTCACTAAAAAGCCTTGACATGTCTATGGTTTTCATTCAACGAAGTGAAAATTTGTTTGGCACAATCAATAAACTTGTATCTCTCTCTTCTTTAAACTTGCATGAGTGTCAGCTTAAGATTACCAATCCTCCTTCACTTGTTAATTCCACTTCTCTCATCTCCCTGGATCTCGGTGAGAATGCATGCGATGCCATGACCCTTCTATGGTTATCTAATCTCACAAGACTTGAGAATCTCAATCTACCTCATAATTTAGCTTATAGCTTCAATTCTTCACTGTTAATTCCTTTTTGTAAGCTCTTCAATTTGGTCTCCATGGATCTCACTTGGAATAATTTTCAAGGTCTGATTCCCCATTGTCTTGGAAATTTGACTTCTTTAACCTCTCTTAACTTAGCAAGCAATAGGTTTGAAGGTTCAATTCCAAATAGCATAAGTGGTCTTTGTAGATTGCAAACTCTAGATTTATCTGATAATGACCTAAGTGGGTCGTTAACAGATTCCTTAGGAGCTCCATCTGAGTGTCTTTCATATAATTTGCAAATGTTATCCTTAGGCCTCAACCATTTTACTGGTCAACTACCAAATCAGttatacatgtataaaaatttgaataggCTTTCTCTCTATTCAAATTCCCTCTCTGGTCCCATAGCAGATTCACTTGGAAATTTGTCAATGTTGTCTTTCTTAGATATTGGTTCCAACAATTTCAGTGGTAGCATTCCCACAAGTCTTGGACAACTTTCAAACCTTGACACTTTATATATAACCTATAATTCCTTCCAGGGCGTTCTCTCTGAATCACATTTTTCAAAACTTACCAATCTCAGGGTATTAGGACTAAATGCAAATTCATTACTTCATGTAAATTCATTACTTCTTGATGTAAGATCCAACTGGGTTCCTCCTTTTCAACTAAAAGAGATTTACATGCCTTCAATCAGAGTTGGCCCTCTCTTTCCGCAATGGCTTCGTACCCAAATAAAAGTTTATGCCCTAGACATGTCCAATGCAAGCATCTCAGATGCTATTCCTGATTGGTTTGGAAATTTATTCTGGACTTGCGAGTATATAGATCTctctaaaaatgatattagagGAGAACTCCTCATGAGTGTTGAATTTGGTTACACGATTGAAATCATACTTTCAAGCAATCATTTGACTGGTGAAATTCTAAAGTGGTTAtgcaatttaaaatatttagtgATGCttgatattttttcaaataaattgttTGGAGAAATACCTTCATGCTTTGGAAAACTACAAGAGTTGGGATATTTAAATTTGGGGAATAACCATTTATTTGGTCACATTCCAAGTTCATTGGGATCTCTAAGTAACCTCTACTCTCTGCACTTGCAGAACAACAAATTTGAAGGGGGACTCCCTTCAAGCTTGCAAAATTTAAGAAGGTTGATCACCTTGGATTTAAGTGAAAATGGATTAATGGATGTTATTCCCTCTTGGATTGGAGAAAACCTAGCAAGTCTGAGGTTTCTTAATTTTcagaaaaataaattctttGGAGATATTCCATTTCAATTGTGTTATCTGAAAGCTCTTCAGGTGTTGAACTTGGCAAATAACAACATATCTGGGCCTATCCCTCGGTATTTCAACAACTTCACTGCAATGGCTAATGGCTCAATAGATGGCTCTGATGCATTCGATGCAGATGATGAGGAAAACATTCAAGAAGATATAAAAGGATTGGAATTGGAATATACTACAAACCTTAGATTTCTGAAATCCATTGACCTTTCTGGGAATCATATCACCGGAGAGATCCCATTAGAAGTAATGAGTTTGTGTGCATTGAGTAATCTAAATCTTTCTAGAAATAATTTGAGTGGGACTATCCCTCAAACAATTGGCAATATGAGCAAAATTGAATCTCTTGATTTGTCAATGAATGTCCTCTCCGGTCCCATTCCTCAGAGCTTATCatctttgaattttttgagCTATCTGAATCTGTCATTTAACAAGTTAAATGGAAGAATACCAACGGGGCATCAACTCCAAACCCTCGATGATCCATCCATTTACATTGGGAACGAAGGACTTTGTGGTGTCCCACTTTTGAAGAGTTGCCTTGGTGATGATAAACCGTCATTTGTTAAGCAGCCTACAGAAACCAAATTAACCAATGATGATCATGAGTTTTTGATGTGGTTCTACGTTGGTTTGGGACCTGGTTTCTTCGTTGGATTCATTGGAGTATTATGTACTCTATTGTTCAAGACATCTTGGCGCTATGCATACTTCAAATGTCTGGAGATCACTCTCAACAAAGTTTTACGTGGCATTTCAATTAAACGGAAAAG GTAA